Sequence from the Panicum virgatum strain AP13 chromosome 5N, P.virgatum_v5, whole genome shotgun sequence genome:
tccgaggggagtactcggggaagtgccaaGCTATTAGGCTGATCTAGCtcaggggcaagaacgcaagaacacacggatttagagtggttcgggccgccggagcgtaataccctacatccactgtctGGTGTActtagtatgaatgagtctatcctctgcccagcaGGGCTTGAGCCattctctagcgggcgtcccccttttatagtgcaagaaggacgcgtacacaggtgttggaccccgataaatgggcccaacaaggatgtatattttactataaaaaatacactaatggtgctacagtggttgagaataTCTTCCTGGATACGCTTCATTgcactgtagactctctgaccgaagagagtcttcacttgtcccatcggcgaggcgcccgttgaggcagtgtaggttgcggcgcagactgttgggtctaccgcgtaggcgttatgatactccgtcgccagGTCATCGTGTCTATCTGGCGTAGCAAACTGACGCGCGTGGTgtgagtggcgccagcggctgtactatgcatcttggtaacgcgcgaccaatagtacagcctggcaaaagtctcatcgggctctgctgtggtagAGCGCACTAAAcacctcccgcattgaatgcggtaggtgggcaagtctttccgaggaagcttggcagccgcgcgcgtaCCTGCGCCTACGGACACGTGGCATTTCCGgacccccccaggcggggtgtctgttccctctccgctgaggggtccggatagtatttgGGGGTCCGAGACCCGGCGGGGGTCCGGAACtccctgggaggtccggggccccccagccgttttggctgagggctacctcctccgggacatgtggcgtcaccggaccctccccaagcggggaacgggtccgagaccgtttgccgggagagtaggaCTCCGgtccacaggggtccggctgctcggccgtcagggcgtagttaaggataactacaagacttTTGCCTAGACACAgaaagagggggtaccccagtcctggggtaccgacacctATCAAGGAAGCCCTTCAAGTTAGCAAAGGGAATGGACCACCATCCCCTCGTTTAGATGCACCCGTAAACTTTTGGAAAGGGAatcttttcatatttgaagtattaaatatagactaattataaaattaattgtagATTCCGtccgtaaatcgcgagatgaatctaatgagcctaagtaatccatcattagagcatgtgtactgtagcaatttagtgtctaatcatatcgtaattagactcattagattcgtctcgcaatttacaagcaaactatataattaatttttaatttcatctagatttaatactccatgcatgtaagattcttgTTCGGTGTGATAGTTTtgtaattttgaattttgcatctaaacaaggggcAAGTTTGATACAGAGATCAATGCCGATATGGAACACACCAATAATTTTGCAGATTTTCATAGCAAATAGGAAATATCAATTCTTAACGAGAGCGAAAACATCCTCACCGTAGAAACAAGATAAACCATGAAAGATTCCAAGTCTTGAAAGGAGCTTGTCACGATATAGTTCCACAATGTTTATTGATAAAGACTTCTTACTGGCCAGCCGTATGTTAACTTGACTGCACGGCCGCATTCATCTATAGGGTGCggttctatttctatttctctcttaAAAAAAGTGTAGTTTTCAAACCActcatcaaattcaaattttaattccaCAGTTGTATTTCTTTTGAAGAGCTTtattacaatgattgaaaagtACTAATGGATACTTTCAGGCACTTttgtcttgaaattttttctagcCGTTGATCAATGGAAGATATTTACAAaagttaaattaaattagtattcggttccactttttggtacttggtcccaTATTTTTATACCACCAGGTACTTTAATGTCGGTACTCCCGGTACTTTCTACCTTGACCACCGTACGATTCTGTCAGATGGACGGctctttttttcaatcattgtaaaaatttTCTCTTTTgaaaagatcttcaaaacaaggcatcacttgcatatgttttaataatattttttcaaTACACATAAATTGCTTACGGAGATTAGAAAAATACCAACAAAAATTAGTAAAAAATACTCAATTAATTTGCTAAAGTTACCGATCATTGATCATGCAATAAACATCCACCTACCCCAACACAATTGTTTGccatcatcctctaatcatatCGTCCAATTATCTTTTAAATATCAACATCAATATCCACTTAACTAATTGTAGACGGGCCAAGCAATATTTTGTAAAACGATGAGTAACTTTTGCAAAGTTCACAAGAAAATTAGAATACACTAAAAGGCATTTCTTACACGAAAAATATACATTTGAAACATAGTGGTGTAGGATCTTATTTCGAAGCTCTTGTTGAAACGAGTGCAACTGTGTAATCGGATTTTGCTTTGGACACTCGCTATTGAAACTAAGGTCTTTTTTTCGGAGTGGGAATATTGGCAAAATAAGAAATAGTGGTTAGTGACTTTTCCTAAAAGGAGCAGCCGTATGGCAGATCTAACATACGGCTGGCCGTACATTAGCCTGGTCATGTTTATTACTCATACAATGCTTATTAAGGCCATCTTTTTTTTACAACATAGTGGCTGCTCTTTTGGCTATCCACATGTGttcatatttttataaatttaattTCATAATTTAACCTGCTATATTTTCTCAGTAGTAGATGACAAGCTCATTGACATCAAGGTGTATATAGTGATTTTGCTAATCTAAAGATCTGCCGCCTCAGTCTCCAAAGGTGTTAGTAAGAGTATGGTTGCATACGCGATTCTATAGAGGTGAGTACATAACTACATATATATGAGCGTCCGTGTTTGTACTGTGTTTTGAGGACAAAAATGTATTCAGAGGAATACGAATTCGACATCCCTTCCAAGTGACGCGTTCAGGTGACATGGGAACACATGAGACGTTCCACATTTCTTGTGTGTTGAACGTTTGTTTTTCTTGGCCCAACCGCAGACCTCCCATTTTTCCGAAGTTTTTCACGCTGCTACGCGTGCCCGGAGAAGACCACCAACGGCCGCGCCTGTAGAACCATCGCGGAAGTGTCGATCAAAACCCAAGAACAAACCTCGAGCACGAAAATGATGCGCACCACAGCGCAAACCGGCAACCCAACTCTATTTATAAAAAGCCCGGAATGGTGTGCAGCTACCACTCGTACTCCAACTTGATCGGCCCTGGCCTAGGCTCATagtcctagctagctagctgaaaAAAAGTAAGAAACattctgcccccccccccccccccccccccagctgcAGAGCGCACACGGCTCTCCGCTGCGTCCAGAAGAACCAGGTTCCTCGCCAGCTCTAGCCGGCACCCCCCACCACGGCGAGCCGGCCGACCATGGGGGagctcagcggcggcggcggcgacggcgacgcgcagGCGCCGTTCCCGTGGAAGCTGGTGGTGCTGTGCGCGGTGGCCGCGTGGTGCGCCGTGCGCGCGGTGGAGTGGGcgtggtggcggccgcggcgcctgGCGCGGGCGCTGCGGTCGCAGGGGCTCCGCGGCACGGCGTACCGCTCCCTGGCGGGGGACGCGCCGCTGACGGAGCGGCTCGACCGTGAGGCCAGGTCCCGGCCCATGCCGCTGGGATGCCACGACGTCGTGCCCCGGGCGATGCCGCTGTTCCACCAGACCATGAAGGAGCACGGTACGGCACGTTGCTTTCCCCGGCTGCTCTTTCCTTGGCGCACCGGGACACGTCTTCTGGAACCTAATCATTACGAGATCTGTAGGAACACAGGCCTTGTTTGAAGTTCTACGAGAGATTTACTGACCAATCCCAATATCCTTTTTTGCTTTGATTGACTGAAATCCTTCATCTTCAATCGATTTTTCTCCAAAAACACCTTCATCTTTCAATTGAACAAGTACGGCTAGAAATCAAGGTTGAAGTTGACTAgtacctttttcctttttttttgaaagacagTACCTTCTCCCTTTCGCTGTCGATTTGCAATACCTTGAGTTCAATGCTATTTTCTACCCAATTTTCCTATTTctccaatatatatatatatatatatatatatatatatatatatatatatatatatatatatataggacatAGCAGAGCCTTGTTCTTTCTATTGTATATTGCAGGATATATACTAGGATCCAGTAGTGACACTGACCACACATACACCCAGGACAGGGTATGATGGACCACTCAACAATCTAGTAGAAACAGTTCCAATGATATGTGGCCATCTTGTTCTGAAGATGCATGACCAAAGTTCGTTCCATCAAGTCCTGCCATTCCGGCCTATTCCACTGACCGGCGATCGCTGTCGGTGGTTTCCGATCGTTCTCCTTTATCTGCAACAGCTGTTCCCCAAAGAAAaccaagggtgtgtttagttggtgaaaaaatttgggtttTGGCACAGTAGCAcattcgttgttacttgacaaataatgtccaattatggactaattaggcttaaaagattcagttCGTGataatcagttaaactgtgtaattagttattttttccaactgcatttgatacttcatgcatgcatgtgttcaaaaattTGATATTACAGATACTGTTAAaactttttttggaactaaacacccccCAAATATAATTGCGGAACACTGAAAATGGCTCTTGACAATGACAGGCAAAACGTCCATCACCTGGTTCGGGCCGGTGCCAAGGGTGACCATCACCAAGCCCGAGCTGGTGCGCGAGGTTCTGTCCAACAAGTTCGGTCACTTCGAGAAGATCAGGTACGGCAGGCTTCAGAGGATGCTGCACAACGGCCTGGGCAGCCACGAGGGCGAGAAATGGGCCAAGCACCGGAGGATCATCAACCCCGCGTTCCATGTCGAGAAGCTCAAGGTGACCACTACACCATCTGACACTGAACATTTGCCAGCCGCGTGGAGCACAGCAGGGATCTGACATGAACGCGACCCTGTGTGTCGTCTTCCATTTTCAGCGGATGCTGCCGGCTTTCGCCGCGTGCTGCACGGACCTGGTGAGGAGATGGGAGGGCCTGGCCGCGGACGGGCAGCCGTACGAGGTGGACGTGTGGCCTGAGATGCAGAACCTGACGGGGGATGTCATCTCGCGCGCCGCGTTTGGCAGCAGCTACCTGGAAGGCAGGAGGATCTtccagcttcagggggagcagGTCAAGCTCGTCGTTCAGGCCATGCAGAAGCTTCACATCCCTGGATACTTGTGAGTACTGAGTCCTGATCTCTTCTACTCCTGTTTTTCGATCGACGGGAAACAAACTCGCGTTGCTGCCTCGAGCTGTACGTACGCAGGGTGGTGTGCTAACGCGGAGTCTCGTGCAGGTACCTGCCTACGAGAACCAACCGAAGGATGAAGCAGATCGCTTCGGAGATCGAAGCGCTCCTGAAGGGCATCATCGCCAAGAGAGAGGACGCGTTGAGGACCGGAGGCGCGACCAGCGACGACCTCCTTAACGTGCTGCTAGAGTCGAACATGGAGCACTGCAGGGACGACGGCAACGCGAGGGCCGGCGGCATCACCACCGACGACGTGATCGGGGAGTGCAAGCTCTTCTACTTCGCCGGCATGGAGACCACGTCGGTGCTGCTCACGTGGACCATGATCGTGCTCTCGATGCACCCGGAGTGGCAGGACCGCGCCAGGGAGGAGGTGCTCCATGTCTTCGGCCGGACGACGCCGGACTACGACGGCATGAGCCGCCTGAGAATCGTAAGTAGTGGTAGCTCTGGAAGTTGATTTACTCATCGATCGCGGAAGAGATCGAGGTGCGTCTTCTAATGGAGTAACTTATGGCGACGGCGTTGCAGGTGACCATGGTGCTGTACGAGGTGCTGCGGCTGTACACGCCGCTGACGGCGCTCCAACGCTATACGTACAAGCCCATGGTGCTCGGCGGCGTGAGGTACCCGGCGGGCGTGATTCTGATGCTGCCGCTGCTGTGCGTCCACCACGACAAGGACGTGTGGGGCCCCGACGCGAGCGAGTTCAGGCCGCAGAGGTTCGCGGAGGGGATCGCCAGGGCGTCCGCGGACGCGCCGGCCTTATTCCCCTTCGGATGGGGCCCGCGCACCTGCATCGGCCAGAACTTCGCGCTGCTCGAGGCCAAGATGGGGCTCGCCATGATCCTGCAGAGCTTCGTGTTCGAGCTCTCGCCGTCCTACACGCACGCGCCAGTCTCGCACGGCCTGCTGCAGCCGGAGCACGGCGCGCAGGTCATGCTCAGGAGGCTCCCATAGGCTCTAGCTGCTGAGATGCATGCCTACTTAATTATCTGTATGTACAGCATACGTATGATCTAATTATTGCAGCTACCCATATGCATATGATCTGCAGCATGTACAGTGCATGCTTTACCCTTTTCCCCTCTCGAACGTATGCCTCTGTTCCTAAAAAAAACTTAGGCCTGTTTGTTTAGATCACAACCCGTAAACCCCgtaaatataaaaaaacatcacatcaaatatttgaacacatgcatggagtactaaataaaatttatttataaatttttttgcatggatggactgtaaatcgcgagacgaatctagtaAGCCTACTtagtccataatttgcaacaatgatgctacaataaccatccactaattatggattaatcatggattaattagtataattagtttcgtctcgcgatttacaatccatctgtgcaaaaaattttgtaaataaacttcatttagtatttcaaattagcaagattccatcgcaaaatttttttgcgttccatctaaacacggccctaGTTGATAATTTGAGATCATGAGTACAATTATACAAGTAGCAGGTTTCATGAATGGCAGTCTAGTCTACGGATGGACTAGTATTAAAGTTGtttggttttctttttcaaCTCTAGGCAATGTGCATCCCGCTACACAGAAGTTGGGAATGTATTACAAGGCGAAGAATCCATTGGATGTACTAGTCtgtcaacccgtgctcccgcacgagctaattagaattaatataaaaataagatcaataattataattatccatCTTACAcatttttcatctattaaatattctaacacatactctaaaatatatattttcattatttagttacaatagattttattttctgcacctccatatgtattcaatatatgtttagttgaactatttatttgtgaattaACGTTCTTGTCTCTTCTATCATAattgaatatatggtgacatatatcgtggataatatttttatgtaaataataatataaataatatattaataatgatagacatagtaattttagaattttatattagtgcactttaatttattattgttattatataatttagattcagattatgagtaatttaacttgtaataataatgacataaccggataatttatatgcaaatttagggggtctttgtattatttttataatggcataggtagataatttacataaagattaggaggttactttagattttttataatggcagaggtgggtaatttagatacatatttagggggttactttagtctattttcataatggcagaggtgggtattttattagaaaagataacagatccgatggttattataattagagttgttggattgatgactGGATGTTTCTGGtttttatgagaatttatagaatttctctattttttcagaaTATCcatctaggatcctaggtggcttcacgtagAGACTCCAaaagagcctccaattagtgATATTAAGATATTTCTGAATCTGATATTTAATAAAGCTTCCTGATTGGAAAAAAAACATAGCAGGCGTCCTATCTTAGGACCTATTTAGCATTGCTATGCAGCTGGACTCCAACGACTCCAAATAATTTTGTAGCCAAACACCCCAACTCAAAAACTCCATGGAGCCTTAAACTCTGGAGCTGTAGCTCAAattagggcgcgtttagttcccaaaaattttcacccaaaaattttcacctcccctttaaacacatgtatgaagcactaaatgtaattaaataacaaaactaattacacagtttggatgtacataacgagacgaatcttttaagcctaattagtgcatgattagccataagtgctacagtaacccacatgtgctaatgacgcggtcaaaggcctcaaaagattcgtctcgtggtttccaagtgagttctgaaattagttttttaattagtgtccgaaaagtcctcccgacatccggtcaaagtgctgatttgacatccaaaaatttttaaacggggaactaaacgcgcccttagTGCACTTCTTTTGCTGCTCCATAACTCTCCTAAACCAACCTATACGTACGTGGAGTTCGTAGGTAATTACTCACCAATGCCATCAATTACACAGAAAatagtttgttttctttttctttttttattctcTTCTAAGGCCCCACCGCCCCCTTCCCTCTCAGCCCGCAGCTCCCCTCATGACTCGGTAGAGAGTCGTCGTAGATCCGGTCCAGCTGTGGCCTCCACGCCACCCGGAAAGTGGGTCCACGAGCGGTGGAGCGCGCCGGGGCTGCCGCCGATGCTGCCCCCTGCTTCTGCCCCACGGCGCAGCCCGCATGGATGCGGTGTGCGGACGGGCCGGGGAGCTCCGCCAGCAACCTGCTTGCGCGGTCCCGCCTGCCTGGGGCAAGGAGCTCGGCACCTCCTGGCCTCCGCTCTTTCGCCTCCCAGGACCGGCGCGGGCGGGGACCCACTCCTCCACCTAGGACCCTTGCGTCCTGCCTCTACCCACTGCCACACGCGTTCTCCTCACTCGCTTCGCTCCCCatctccgcctcctccccgaACGACAATATGCTCTTCCTCGTGACGCCCTCCGCCACGCTGCTGGGCCTCCGCCCGGCTCTACGAGGTACGAGCTTCTGCGGAAGGACGTGGGTGTTGAGGTCTCCGACATGTTCCGGCCACTGACGTTGACGTCATCACTGTCGCCGTTGACGTGCCCCGCGACCGCATGGCCGGGGCCTTCTACGTGCTCTAAGACCTCAATTTTCTCCCCAGCTCTAGATCCGGGATTGACATCGAGTTGCATCCTTAGGAAGAAGAAGATATGGATCAATAGCATGACATATGGGGCTATGAGTTGGGTAATAATGACAATCCATCCTGAAGACCCTCTCTTTTGGAGCCGGGTACTTTCCTAGCCAAATAGCTAATCTATATAGCTCCAACTCCACCCAGAGCTAACTCCACCTAGAGTTTTAGAGTGGAGCTGCTCTAGCAGTGTAAGAGCCATGCCAAATAGGCCCTTCATTACTCTATTTCAAAGATTCATTAAATTTGGCCATCATCCATGGTCCGTGCCCCGACCTGCCCCGCACGCCGCTCGGCCCATTTCACGCGCCCGAGCCCAGCAACCGCGCACGCCCTCTCCCCGTCTCCAGCTCGCCCCGCACGCACGTCGCCTGTCTCGCTGACAAGCTGACCCCACCTGGTCAGGCCCGTCTTCCCCGCCTCTCCCGGCCTCGCAACCGCACACCGCGATCCCCGCCGAGACGCTCGCCGGCCTTCCCTATCGGGCGCGCATGACGAGATCCCGGCGCCCCCTCTTTAAACCACCCCGCAGCCCCCCAGGAACCCTATCCTTCCATCCCATAGCCGCCACTAGCTGGAGGTCCATCACGCTgccttgctccgccgtgccACGCCCCAGCGCCACCGTGCTTTCACCGCTCCGCTGCACCATAGCCACCACACACCCCCGCCTTAGCTCTGCATCGACGCCCCGAAGCACGCCAAGCCCTTGCTTGTGACTCCGAGGCCCTACAGCACGGGGATTTCTCTTGCGCAGCACCGCCGGTgagtccctgcgccgccgcaattCCTCATCTTCGGTGATCACTAGACCCCCTCTTACCCCCGCACCGGCTTCGCAGGAGCACCGCGTGTCGTTCCGAGGAGTCCAGGCGCCCGGGCTCCCTCTGCATCGCCTCCTCCTCGAATCTCcgaccgtgcgccgccgctcgccatcgacgccgccgcccctgcacggCCGCCCTACCCGATTTCGGGCCCCGGTGAGCACCTCCTTAGCCACGAATCCTTTTTGCGCTAGTTGTAGGCCCTGACCCGTGCCCAGAACAGCCTACACAACTCACGCCGTTGAACTCCGCCCGCGTCGAGCCGCCCTTGTCGGCGAGGACCCTTTTTCCCAACCCCGTACCGCCTCCCTGAGTGCccagtggattacacatgccGAGCGCTCCCTTTTGCACCAAACCCTAGGCCAAAAGACCACTGTAGCGCCTAGGCCGCCCTCTCCGATGAGTTCCCGGCGAAGCGCCACCGCGGGGACTCAAATCCGGcaactcgcgccgccgctccctcacAACCCCAGCCTGAGCCATCCGATAAAAAATGGACGCTCAAGATTAGATCGAATCCCCATTAGATCTGAAccattagatccagatccagcggcccagaaccttagataccggttcggcctgtcacttttgttaaagagtccctggactctttgcttattaacccgccatcctttttaattcaaaactaattccagttaggtcctGGATTTAACACTTAGGCCCCTGACTTTTCTCAGAttggaacccgcagtccagttaATGttgttttgcacgttagcccctggatctaacctttaattatgttttagtcctcagttttttaGAAAatcccctggaactccagttttcttacaaataggtccctggaacttgtttttggcctagattttgcgttttaactctgttttaggcgttctttatgtccacatgatcgttgtaacgcgtagaatagttttagactagtttagtgtgctgtttttatgtattgatgtactgtttcttagcttttgttagtgtttgcttgtatgcttattgttgtgcattgtttttggccatgtgttcgtgagtagacgttgatccatctgaggagccccagtaccagtacccggagcagcagtCTTCTgactagtttgagcagcagcaggagcagtatgagaagggcaagtataacatgaacaacctatcacttttaaatacatttccatactgcattttaatactgtatgcctataaggactttcctagccactttgtatcatttatatatcctttgggtttgTATTTTGgtcagttgtgctaggtgccgtgctataacacataatggtcctttttaattaatttgattaatggtatatgcaacttaattctgagagtggccctctgtgtggcttgagtggctcacgtctcgttaaaattggttttgttaggaacatggtttagggggctagcacggtgcttactgctgggttggccactctccataaggaccagttcatagagcgacaacctgggacaacagcgctaccacaagactggaatggaacggtcttggcttactaattaggtcattttggttcgggagtaacttaccgacggggcaagaggggagtcgagcttcaatggtccctacgctacgaggctggtctgtgttgtcttgtaccccatcgaggtgggcaccatcgttgcattgactgaatccttagcggttacaccttaccaacgtgtcctttgtaacggcctcgtagtgagtttgctagtcatctcaccgaaggaagtgtgatgaataactagcgtagctcacgacttgtgggtaaagatgtgcaacctctgcagagtgtaaaactggtatactagccgtgctcacggtcatgagcggcccagatcctccttttgattagtggggttatctccttccgccgaggggggtgcctctcgggggtaccttggtggtttcggtttggttctcagtagtaacatgattaattttgattaattactatgtaactgggtttatggtaattcatccacttgtagtaaatagctttaataaaattttacccAGACTTAAAAGCTAGTGCAGTctgtcagccaacctagagcctcatagtttgtgttatacttgttgagtacaagttgtgtactcactcttgcctcttctctactttttcctcttggacactctgctgctcagttcttgccgacacgagggagttcgctcagcgctaccaggactacgaggacttctaggcgttcgtctcccagtcgacgtccatgtggcgccctactcagctacggagagtttttatcgtatttgtacttcgcttccgctgtatcagacattttcgtcattaatgtaataaataacattcgtattcgctttattatatctttttacgtgatatgtgctgtgatatactgttcattctattatatatacgtgtgacttgatcctggcatgtatatgattgctcggtttatgtccttttataaaccgggtgttacagagtggtatcagagccgtatcgactataggacgaagcctagatagaactggtcgagttttaagtctttttctctctcagccttgtctgctgaaactattttgcttttatactccttgaattccaagattcttactcgtcttgccttgatttctctctatagaatagtttccgtagattctggtCTGGAGTAAGTtgtctgaccatcataggtgtaagctagatgacccccttttataataatacgatagcacgttctgcgacgcgttgtgttagtcgagtcgtgtgttaaactcggctaagttgtgaaaattgtctggttgttattatgctacatgtttgatttggatttttggttgattgcatagcttagtagtttaaatttgtttaaagaaaatcactcttatgttaaagttaactaattaataaaataagttagatcgttgggggtaaaaccgtccactctatcctgtctactttatcatgtctgagtCTTTTCCGCAAAAGCGTTATCCTATCCATCtaaatttattcctgcaatatccttactcatgaaatcttttgtccaaaaatcagatggttaacaccaggcgtggttctgaccagcaggggcagaacaaccaggggcagaacaaccagagtactgggatcccgatgcctccgcctctgaccccggagcagtacttccagctccagatgcagatgatggctaccctgaacaacactgttcaggcacttcagcaggctcacactcagcctccgcctcctccaccgccgcagccccgcGACAGACGTgttgagttcctgaggggtcacccgctgacgttctctcacacgtccgaccctcttcaggcagacgactggctccgtgcagtggagcgccagctggaca
This genomic interval carries:
- the LOC120675705 gene encoding cytochrome P450 72A15-like, whose translation is MGELSGGGGDGDAQAPFPWKLVVLCAVAAWCAVRAVEWAWWRPRRLARALRSQGLRGTAYRSLAGDAPLTERLDREARSRPMPLGCHDVVPRAMPLFHQTMKEHGKTSITWFGPVPRVTITKPELVREVLSNKFGHFEKIRYGRLQRMLHNGLGSHEGEKWAKHRRIINPAFHVEKLKRMLPAFAACCTDLVRRWEGLAADGQPYEVDVWPEMQNLTGDVISRAAFGSSYLEGRRIFQLQGEQVKLVVQAMQKLHIPGYLYLPTRTNRRMKQIASEIEALLKGIIAKREDALRTGGATSDDLLNVLLESNMEHCRDDGNARAGGITTDDVIGECKLFYFAGMETTSVLLTWTMIVLSMHPEWQDRAREEVLHVFGRTTPDYDGMSRLRIVTMVLYEVLRLYTPLTALQRYTYKPMVLGGVRYPAGVILMLPLLCVHHDKDVWGPDASEFRPQRFAEGIARASADAPALFPFGWGPRTCIGQNFALLEAKMGLAMILQSFVFELSPSYTHAPVSHGLLQPEHGAQVMLRRLP